The Lepeophtheirus salmonis chromosome 13, UVic_Lsal_1.4, whole genome shotgun sequence genome segment ggattaaaaatagttaaaagtgTAACATATATTGACTTGTTTTATTAGCTTTTATTTGGTAGCATTATGaaaacaaagataaattatatcgaattttgtagaatttttgaaaaacgtcAACAATAAACCTAAATGGCTCATGTAGCAGGCATATCCAAGGTCCAAAATCtaagttatttgtatatttagttagAAAACTATCGGTTTGAATATGttggatgaattttttttgtagaggtCTATGTAAATGCATGCAAATTAGGATAAACGAAGAGATAAAAATGTAATGTCAAAGGGGGGAGACACGAAATAAGATTATTATATAAGAGTATTTACTATGACATACCATTGGAAGGGAAATgaaactatatatgtatgtaaggaTGATCATTCTCAACAACTCtcgacatataaaaaaatggaagcgAGGACGTGAGGGTCAGTTGATTGCTAACTTACCACAGACACCCAAGTGACGAGGAGCTGAAGGAATACTGGACGACGATGCACCAGGTACAGTGAGAGGAATAGAGGAAGAAGGCATTTCACCCGATTCATCCATCATTCCCTTATGAGAAGGAGGTGCTGGTGAATGGGTGGTGGTTATGATAGACTCAACACCCTGCTTTCCTGCTACCCCTGGAATAGAAGCTCCTTTATCCCGTAATAAAAAGGAGGGAGCCGAATCAGGGGAAGAGGATCCCAGAAATCGAGATCGAAAATTTGTTGCAGCACCTGATAAAACACCAGCCAAGGAACGTCCAAAGTTGGGTTTACTCAAATCTGAATGATAAATAGTATTTGAGGAGTGAGTcatcactaaaaaaacaatatatggTTGGGATAGAGAGGAGGGAAAATTGTATCTCTACATTTTGAGCATGAAGAGAGGATTTCccatgaaaaaacaataatataaaagagaGCATATATTTACCTCGACCTGCTCCTCCGCTCATCATTGCAGCAACGACGTCTAAATCAATTCCGTGAGGAGATGCATTCGAAGAATGATTAAACTGATCCGCCGAATATGAAGTATTGAGCATAGTTTTTGGTAGGGAATTCGTTGTCACTGCTGacactataataaataaaaattgtattgaaacTTCAAAGCCTTTCTTTAACAATGCATTTAGATAAGATCAAATGAGTTTAACTAGtcaggtgtttttttatttactcgaTCTATCTATCCctctaaactatatttatagtaaatactcctgtcttcaaattgtcaaagaagaaaaaaccatACATTCTAATTCGATCCATATTTTTctacatgtttaaaaaatattcccacTCAAATCAACCCACACCGCAccgttaaataataaaattcgaaTCATAAGACACTACTTACAATCTGTTAGTATGCATACATATCGTTAATgatcaaaactattaaatagccaataaaaaaatctaattgaaAGAGAAGAttcaaaatacacataaatctTAGTTCTACTATTAAGAATtcaacaatgaaaataaaatgtttaaaaaataaatgaaattttattccttaattctAGCTCAACAAAATACCTAGGAAAGATGTGAGAACTGTATTCACTCGAAACATTACGTAAACTTAACAACTTAAATTTGGCAATTAAAACTAACAATATGcggaaaataaacacaaagaaCAAATCAATAAGGGTTTAATATGAACGGAATCCTCTTACCACTCTCTTTCGTGACCCGACGTTGTTGGCTTAtgactttattttctttaacaggCAACTTTGGAGGAGTCGAGAGACTACTCACAGACATTAGATTGGGTATTTGATTAAGATGTATTGGAGGTACACGGGATTCAAGATGATGAGATGCAGTAATTCTAGACGTGGAGGGTAAATGCCGATGAGGTATACGACTGACTGAAGAGGAGCGCTTAGGTTGCTGATATTCTGCCAATGATGGAGGCTGCTTATAAGGAGGAGGGGGAGGAGGACTCCCTTTAGATCCAGGAGCACCTAAGAGACTGTTACTTGAGCTATGTTTCCGAATAACAGACCGTCCAGGTTGCTGCTGCTGTTTAATTACTTCGGAAACGAGGCCAACAGATTGAAGAGAATTGACATTAGTAGACTCGCTGGCAATGTTTTTGCTATTTGATATTAGGTTGTTTATAGATTTATCGACTTCATTACCATAAGAAATTGGCTCATAATGATGGGAGGACGAGTTTGATATCAGACCAAACTCATCACTCATCACTGATACATTCTCATATGTGGGCGTAGTATGCGAACTCCAAGAAGAGCGTGAATCCACTGCTTGACGGAAAGAGTTTCTTCTCTCCTTCAATCGCAAAAAAGGTGCAAATTTAGTCGATATGTTTGATGAAACACTGTCTCTTTCATTGTTAAAATCTGAAAGGGTCTTATCTCCCTCCTTCTCTGCAGATTCAAAAGAAGCCATGACAGAGTCAGTTATTGCTGAAGTTAAACCTTCATCattagaaaaattaacattcacATATTCGGGAGTTCTCTTGGGTTTCAGTGGAGAATGAACCAATGGAACAATTTGATTATTACTAACAAATTCTctaaattctttcattttaacaCTTTCTCCAGATTGAAGATTAATTTCAGAGGAACCACCacataatgaaaaatgaacGTTGGCATACTCATGGACACTTAATGGCTTAGATTTCGGAGGAGGACTTTTGTTCGTTGGGCGAACATGGATTGGAGAGGGTGGAGGGCTATCGTAAGATGATGACAATGTTTTTGAGTTTCTGGACGACACAAAATGATCTGTATTTGATGAATTAAGCGTTATTTTCATACTCTTACTCCTTTTGATTTTAGATTCAGATGATGAAATAATAGAAGACATTGATTGATCAGAGTCTAAATTCTTTAGAGTAGATGTAGACTTTCGAACAACTTTACGGTCCAAAGAATTTGGAACAGATTTTGAACCAGACACTAATGATACTTCAAGCTCTGAAAGTCTGTGAGGATGAGTTACTTGATTGGAGGGCGAAGGAGGATCTTCCTCAAACCTAGGACTATCTGACGAACACTGGGAcgcttcatttttattaaagaaggctttaatttttttcatagatgGCTTTCTTAAAAGTGGAGGTGCTTCAGCATTGATTTCGTTTGACTTCTTACGatgaggtttttttgttttaattttagagtCCAATGGAATATCTCGTTCTTCGATAATCCAGTGTCCATCATCAGTCTGTTTGAGCCGTaaattgccttttttaaaaCGCTGAGAGGCTGAAGTATTTCTCAGGCTCTCAGGAGGAGCAGCAGGCTCAAAAAGCTTGGACGTTGATTTGGAAATATCCCGATGAAATTCTTCTAACAAATTATCTGAAGAATTAGCAGTCGACGTCGTTGCTGAGGCAGATGTCCCTACATTATTACGGGACTCTAAATTTAAAGACTCGAGGTATCTTTGTTTGGGAGGTGTTTTTGTGTTATATAAATTAGCAGTTGATGAAGAAGAAAGACTTAGGTTTGTGTTGAGCTTTTCGctcaatattttatcaatgttttgtTCATTAACACACACAGTTTCATACTCCGTATCAGACTCATCCCCTGCAATGTTGTTTGAGCTACGATAGATTGGAAGACCATTGTTGTCCACATTTTCATAAGTGTGCGTGTCTATAACCCTTAACTGCTCCAAAAATAATTCACGCACAGCTCTGTGAACAAGGATATACTGATCCACCGTTTGAACAATTGCAATGCGTTGTTTGCGCATTTCTTTGACTAATtcgaataatgaaaaattgctCGTTAATTTCTGAAAGAAAGAAGAGTAAAGAAATGATAGGAATGACTAGAAAATGGAAGTAAGACGCACCCCTGTTCTAAGTAGACCCCATATAAAATCAATAGCACAGATCGTCCCAGTGCGTCCACATCCAGCAGAACAATGTACTAATACAGGAAGCGTTTCAGAAGCCTGACAATCTCTTATAAGTCGAACCATCTCTAGAAGGGGTTTGACTTGCGTAGGAATACCATGATCCGGCCAAGCAGAGTAGTGAAACTGACacacaattttttcttcttccactCCAGACTCATTTTGCCATCGAAGTCGCATGGTCCTCACGAGGAAATCCGGACAGAGACGTCGAGCTTTGAGAAGTTTGACAAAGTAG includes the following:
- the LOC121127511 gene encoding uncharacterized protein isoform X2, with the translated sequence MRDKGGGGGVDSEENGRVLPLKTVLTNLFNRLESMEEETFEREFSDLKSFSEELKTREEFGTREGEKDVNRKKNRYKDILPFDYTRVILSEYPGVSGSDYINANYMKGASGSNAYIASQGPLPNTLNDFWRMIVECQVQVIVMACNEQEAGKHKCERYWGTESQEENHNEEEEEEEEEDKCPQTLERQYGNYFVKLLKARRLCPDFLVRTMRLRWQNESGVEEEKIVCQFHYSAWPDHGIPTQVKPLLEMVRLIRDCQASETLPVLVHCSAGCGRTGTICAIDFIWGLLRTGKLTSNFSLFELVKEMRKQRIAIVQTVDQYILVHRAVRELFLEQLRVIDTHTYENVDNNGLPIYRSSNNIAGDESDTEYETVCVNEQNIDKILSEKLNTNLSLSSSSTANLYNTKTPPKQRYLESLNLESRNNVGTSASATTSTANSSDNLLEEFHRDISKSTSKLFEPAAPPESLRNTSASQRFKKGNLRLKQTDDGHWIIEERDIPLDSKIKTKKPHRKKSNEINAEAPPLLRKPSMKKIKAFFNKNEASQCSSDSPRFEEDPPSPSNQVTHPHRLSELEVSLVSGSKSVPNSLDRKVVRKSTSTLKNLDSDQSMSSIISSSESKIKRSKSMKITLNSSNTDHFVSSRNSKTLSSSYDSPPPSPIHVRPTNKSPPPKSKPLSVHEYANVHFSLCGGSSEINLQSGESVKMKEFREFVSNNQIVPLVHSPLKPKRTPEYVNVNFSNDEGLTSAITDSVMASFESAEKEGDKTLSDFNNERDSVSSNISTKFAPFLRLKERRNSFRQAVDSRSSWSSHTTPTYENVSVMSDEFGLISNSSSHHYEPISYGNEVDKSINNLISNSKNIASESTNVNSLQSVGLVSEVIKQQQQPGRSVIRKHSSSNSLLGAPGSKGSPPPPPPYKQPPSLAEYQQPKRSSSVSRIPHRHLPSTSRITASHHLESRVPPIHLNQIPNLMSVSSLSTPPKLPVKENKVISQQRRVTKESVSAVTTNSLPKTMLNTSYSADQFNHSSNASPHGIDLDVVAAMMSGGAGRDLSKPNFGRSLAGVLSGAATNFRSRFLGSSSPDSAPSFLLRDKGASIPGVAGKQGVESIITTTHSPAPPSHKGMMDESGEMPSSSIPLTVPGASSSSIPSAPRHLGVCGFPDTAHALRSREPSQPPKNFIRKQEYL
- the LOC121127511 gene encoding uncharacterized protein isoform X1 is translated as MRDKGGGGGVDSEENGRVLPLKTVLTNLFNRLESMEEETFEREFSDLKSFSEELKTREEFGTREGEKDVNRKKNRYKDILPFDYTRVILSEYPGVSGSDYINANYMKGASGSNAYIASQGPLPNTLNDFWRMIVECQVQVIVMACNEQEAGKHKCERYWGTESQEENHNEEEEEEEEEDKCPQTLERQYGNYFVKLLKARRLCPDFLVRTMRLRWQNESGVEEEKIVCQFHYSAWPDHGIPTQVKPLLEMVRLIRDCQASETLPVLVHCSAGCGRTGTICAIDFIWGLLRTGKLTSNFSLFELVKEMRKQRIAIVQTVDQYILVHRAVRELFLEQLRVIDTHTYENVDNNGLPIYRSSNNIAGDESDTEYETVCVNEQNIDKILSEKLNTNLSLSSSSTANLYNTKTPPKQRYLESLNLESRNNVGTSASATTSTANSSDNLLEEFHRDISKSTSKLFEPAAPPESLRNTSASQRFKKGNLRLKQTDDGHWIIEERDIPLDSKIKTKKPHRKKSNEINAEAPPLLRKPSMKKIKAFFNKNEASQCSSDSPRFEEDPPSPSNQVTHPHRLSELEVSLVSGSKSVPNSLDRKVVRKSTSTLKNLDSDQSMSSIISSSESKIKRSKSMKITLNSSNTDHFVSSRNSKTLSSSYDSPPPSPIHVRPTNKSPPPKSKPLSVHEYANVHFSLCGGSSEINLQSGESVKMKEFREFVSNNQIVPLVHSPLKPKRTPEYVNVNFSNDEGLTSAITDSVMASFESAEKEGDKTLSDFNNERDSVSSNISTKFAPFLRLKERRNSFRQAVDSRSSWSSHTTPTYENVSVMSDEFGLISNSSSHHYEPISYGNEVDKSINNLISNSKNIASESTNVNSLQSVGLVSEVIKQQQQPGRSVIRKHSSSNSLLGAPGSKGSPPPPPPYKQPPSLAEYQQPKRSSSVSRIPHRHLPSTSRITASHHLESRVPPIHLNQIPNLMSVSSLSTPPKLPVKENKVISQQRRVTKESVSAVTTNSLPKTMLNTSYSADQFNHSSNASPHGIDLDVVAAMMSGGAGRVMTHSSNTIYHSDLSKPNFGRSLAGVLSGAATNFRSRFLGSSSPDSAPSFLLRDKGASIPGVAGKQGVESIITTTHSPAPPSHKGMMDESGEMPSSSIPLTVPGASSSSIPSAPRHLGVCGFPDTAHALRSREPSQPPKNFIRKQEYL
- the LOC121127511 gene encoding uncharacterized protein isoform X3, with the protein product MRDKGGGGGVDSEENGRVLPLKTVLTNLFNRLESMEEETFEREFSDLKSFSEELKTREEFGTREGEKDVNRKKNRYKDILPFDYTRVILSEYPGVSGSDYINANYMKGASGSNAYIASQGPLPNTLNDFWRMIVECQVQVIVMACNEQEAGKHKCERYWGTESQEENHNEEEEEEEEEDKCPQTLERQYGNYFVKLLKARRLCPDFLVRTMRLRWQNESGVEEEKIVCQFHYSAWPDHGIPTQVKPLLEMVRLIRDCQASETLPVLVHCSAGCGRTGTICAIDFIWGLLRTGKLTSNFSLFELVKEMRKQRIAIVQTVDQYILVHRAVRELFLEQLRVIDTHTYENVDNNGLPIYRSSNNIAGDESDTEYETVCVNEQNIDKILSEKLNTNLSLSSSSTANLYNTKTPPKQRYLESLNLESRNNVGTSASATTSTANSSDNLLEEFHRDISKSTSKLFEPAAPPESLRNTSASQRFKKGNLRLKQTDDGHWIIEERDIPLDSKIKTKKPHRKKSNEINAEAPPLLRKPSMKKIKAFFNKNEASQCSSDSPRFEEDPPSPSNQVTHPHRLSELEVSLVSGSKSVPNSLDRKVVRKSTSTLKNLDSDQSMSSIISSSESKIKRSKSMKITLNSSNTDHFVSSRNSKTLSSSYDSPPPSPIHVRPTNKSPPPKSKPLSVHEYANVHFSLCGGSSEINLQSGESVKMKEFREFVSNNQIVPLVHSPLKPKRTPEYVNVNFSNDEGLTSAITDSVMASFESAEKEGDKTLSDFNNERDSVSSNISTKFAPFLRLKERRNSFRQAVDSRSSWSSHTTPTYENVSVMSDEFGLISNSSSHHYEPISYGNEVDKSINNLISNSKNIASESTNVNSLQSVGLVSEVIKQQQQPGRSVIRKHSSSNSLLGAPGSKGSPPPPPPYKQPPSLAEYQQPKRSSSVSRIPHRHLPSTSRITASHHLESRVPPIHLNQIPNLMSVSSLSTPPKLPVKENKVISQQRRVTKESVSAVTTNSLPKTMLNTSYSADQFNHSSNASPHGIDLDVVAAMMSGGAGRGFPDTAHALRSREPSQPPKNFIRKQEYL